In Arenicella xantha, the genomic stretch GACAAGCCGTAACTGGTCCGACACATTGTAAGTTCCCCGAGCAAATATTGCCGTAGACTCAACATTTGAATCAAAGTCATTATGTGAAACAGTGGAGAATTGATTGAATGAATTCTGGCCTTTAACATTCTCATCGAAATAGTAAGCGCCAAAAATCCAATCGACGTTACCGGCCGAGCCCGCTAGTCTAGCTTCAACGCTAGTTTGCTCAGCTTTATCTTGATTGATTGCCGCTTTAAACGGAGGGCCGTTGAACTGATTGTTAAGTTCAGAGACTCGGTAAGCCGGAACTATAGTTAACTCAGCCCAATCTAGGTCATAATTGATCTCCGCATTAACGCCTTTGTAACTATCGTCCCGCGTTGGGTAAATGTAGCCAACAAATGGGCTGTGAGCTGGCGCACCAGCAACATTTTCAGCAACGTAGTTGAGCACAGCTGGCGCATGTAAGCCGGTAAAATCATCATTCAAACCATCGGGCGCGGCAACAAAGTCCCAATTAGCGATCGGCAAATCTGAATTAAAGGCACTAAACGCGTAGTAACCATTATATTGTACGCCAGCACCGGCGCCTTGCTGCGTCGAGTAATCGGCCGCAACTCGCACAAGGAGTTTTTCATTGACTTCAGTATAATACTGAGCACGAATAGCCATATCATCGGCGTCACCAGTACCATCATCAAAATAACCGTCACGCTCAGAAATAGTAGCCGCAAGTCGAGCAGCCGAATTCTCAGAAACGGCGAAATTAGTCACTAGCGTAGCGTCGAAAGCGCCGTAATTACCCGCACCAATTTTAATATTGCCATTACTCTCACCCAACATTGGGGTATTTGGGATAACGTTGATTGCGCCACCCGTAGAGTTACGACCATATAACGTTCCCTGTGGTCCTTTTAGAACTTCGACACGATTCAGGTCAAGAAACGATGAAATCGTCGATGAAGGACGACCGATATAAACGCCGTCAATATTGAATGCAATGGCAGGGTTGGTATAGCCGTTATTGGTGAAGTTACCAACACCACGAACGAAATATGCCGTGTTCGCACCACCACCACTAAGAACCGCCAGAGCTGGCGCAATCTTGTTAAGCCCCTCCGCATTCACTACACCAAGTCGCTCCAACTGTTTGCCTGATGCCGCATTGATCGCAATCGCTGCATTTTGTAAGCTTTCGGATTTGCGCTGAGCAGTCACCACAATTTCTTCTAACGCCGGGGAACTTTCCTCGGCCTGTACATTACCAGTTAATCCAGCAGTTATGGCAACAGCTAAGGCGGATTTACTGAGATAGCTTGGAATTCTTCGCATCTTGGTCTCCTTTGATTTGTCTAGTTATTGTGAGCTCAAGTTGTGTGGTTCGAGCATCTTCGCACTCATCAACCAATTGGGACTTGAACATTAATAAGACTAACGCTTAACAACCGATAATTAGAATTGTTTGTTTTTATGATTTATCATCCATAATACTGATGAATTATTTGGTGTGATAACACGTCACCGAAATCTCAGCGACCGACCCTACCCAGCCTCAAATACGTTAGCCTTTCTTAACCCCATTATTTTTTTTAGTCGACGTTTGCTGCCTGCTCTTCTCTTAACATGGCCGCAATTTTTCGGCGGACCTGAAATGCCGGTCGATCGGCAAGAACAGAAATCTCATTTTCTAACTGTGCGTGCGTCTCAAGCCGAGCCTCAACAGCGCTGATTACATCAACGTCCTGCTTTCGAACAGTCAATTCCGACTCATATTGAAATTGATCTAATACCTCATCGCCTTGCCTGAAGTTACGCGTGGAGAATCCAAAATAGTGCGTTGAAGTCTCGGTCTCTGGAGTAATTCCATGCAAAATTAACAGCGAGCCCAGTTCTTTCGGAACGTCATCACGACCTTCCAATTTGGTAATTATCGGCAACCCAGTGCGAATCAATTCAGGACCGTAGAAATCCGTCACCACCTCAAAGTCTGCCAAACCGTCGAACGCGGCATCTTCACCGAATATCTGCACGAAGAATGGATTCCATGCAACTTTGTCGCGGCGCACTACGCGAAAGCTAAGCTCTCGCTCCTCGGACTCCATAGGTGTTTTCTTCATCGACTCGCCACCGCCGAGGTGATAATGCACATACGGGAGATGGGTCAAATCCATCAAATTATCGACCAACAATTGAGACCGTCCTTCGAGATGAAAATAGTTCTCTGAACTATAGTGCCAATCAGGTTCACCTAAGCCAAAATCCTGATACGGGGGAATTAAATCAGCATCACACTTATCAAGATCACCCATCCAAATCCAACAAATAGGACCACGCTCTTCAATCGGGTACACCGGCTGACAAAACTTCAGATCTACTGTGTCCTGAGATGGCACATCGACACATTTGCCCTCATCTGAAAACTTAAATCCGTGATAACCGCATACAATCGCGTCGCCTTCAACCCGACCTTTCGCTAAGGGCAGATGTCGATGTGGGCACAAGCCAAACATCGCAACCGGCGTGCCATCTTCTCGGCGATACATAACTACCGGCTTATTCAAAAATGTTCGTTCAATTGGCTCACGCGAGAGCTCACTTGAAAATGCGGCCATATACCAACGGTTGCGCACCATCGAGCTTTCAGATTTAAATGGATACATAATTAACTCCTCCTCTATTTATAATTTCTGGGTCACCACGTTCAACCCTAATAATTTGGCAGCGTTAATACCGACTATTCTAGGCTTCACATCATCGTGCAGCTCTTGATGCAATCCCAGCGGATCTGACTCCCCCATATCGAACGGGTAATCGGTACCCAAACAAAGCTTGTCTGCACCCTGCGTTCTGACTAAGTTATCCAGCTCTTGCGGGTCAAACACCAATGTGTCGAACCATATATTGCGCAGGTACGACGACGGCAATTTGCTAATATTTTCGCGGCAATCTTCACGCGCGCGGTAAGCATGATCCATACGCCCCCAGTAACCAGAAAGGTAACCGCCGCCATGCGCAACACACAACTTAAGATCGGGCACAGCGTCGAGTAGACCACTGAAAATTAAATGGCTTAACGCAATCGTAGATTCGAGTGGGTTGCCAATAATATTGTTCAAATAGTGCTCGGTTAATCGCTCACCCTGAGTGAACCCAAGTGGATGCATAAACAACAATACGTCGAGCTCTTGCGCAGCTTTAAAAAACGGCAAAAACTTGGGGTCAGCCAACTCCGCACCGTTTACATTAGTACCAATTTCGATGCCGCGCATACCGCAATCCTTCACGCAGCGCTTCATTTCAGCAATCGCCATTTCGACGTTCTGCAAGGGCACCGTGCCCATACCTACGAGACGATCAGGATGGCTCGCAACTGCTTCGGCAATGTTGTTATTAATCAGGCGAGCGGCGTCACGACCGAGTTCTTCTTGCACAAAGTAATAATACTGACCTGGGTTCGGGCTAATTGCCTGTACATCTACGCCCTGCTGATCCATGTCTTCAAGCCGCTCTTTCACACCATTGAGTCGAGCACCAATTTTAGCAAACATTTTGGCGTTGACTTTGCCCGAACTCGGAGACGTAAACGGCAGACCACGCGGCAGATCAGGAATTGCATCGCGAATTAACGCCTCAGCCGGTGCCACGTTCATATGACTGTGGATATCGATTACTAGATGCTCACCGCGCGGGGCAAATTGATGATGCGTACAATCTGCAGTGCCACAATCATGAATAGTGTTGTCGTTCATCGAGAGGCACCTACGGCTGTCATAACGTCATTTATTAAAGGTTCGATTATCATTTAGCGGCTAGACCGGAAACGGACCCCAAAATGGCGTACGACCGTTTGCCTCTTCCGCCACGATATTATTTCGCTGACGACCGAGGTATGTCAGCTCACTATCAACCACATCACCAGGACGCAACCAACGATTACCGTGCATAGCGCCATTGCCCGGAGGTGAGCCGGTGGCAAATAAATCACCTGGCGTCAGGTTCACGCGCTCGGAGGCGTAAGATACAATCTGTTCAGGGCTAAATATCATGTCTGTCACCGGCCAGTCCTGCATCGTTTGGCCGTTCAACTTGAGATTGATTTGAATTTTTGAAAAATCCACAAACTGTCGCGGCACAATAAAAGGCCCGAGAGTTTTAAAGGTAGGTTGGTGCTTGCTCATCCAATCGAACTTGAATTTCACATCCGAACGTCTAAATTCATCGACCGTACCTAAGTCATTGACCATCACGTAACCCGCGATGTGGTCACCGGCCTCTTCCGGCCGCAAATAGCGACCCGTTTTGCCGATCACAAATGCCAGCTCCAGCTCCCAATCAGGGTGGTCACCGACTAACGGTAAGTGAATATCATCATTAGCACCAACCAAAGACGAATGCAGGCCAGTCCACAAAAATGGCATGCCTTCTTTGGCGCGTCGATCAACCTCAGCCAAGTTGCGCTGAAAGAACTCTTCATCCGTTTCGCCTTCTTTGCGGTCATGCTGATTAAATTTATTATGCGTCATCATTTCCGCAACATGCTGCCGATAGTTTGACCCCGCAAATAACATATTCGGATGCGCCAGCGCAGACAACGCATGCAGGCTCTGAAATTCATGCTCAGGGCAAGAACTCTGCTCATTAAGCTCAACAAGCTTATCGAAATTACGATCCCAATCATTGAAGATCGCGTGTGTGTCGTACCAGTGCTTAGATAGATCCAACACGGTGCCATCAGGCTTTACTAAACCTGGGAACGGCTTATCACCGGGCACGCAATACATGCCGATACCAAAACTATTGGTCGCTAAGCCAGTGGCAGGATGAAAGTCAGTCATTATTAACTCCAAAAATAAATGTGTACGGTCTTGATCGGCGAACTGGGCTAAATAAAGTACTTATCCGGCGGCTCAGTGCTCCACTTGTCCATCACTACCGTCGAAATGTCGTGGTAATTAGTTCCATCTTCTTCGCGGAATAGATCGGTATCAGAAAACGTCTCGAAACGAGCGCCATCGGGACTTCGCCACACATCAAACACATGACTCCCATGCGGATGACGACCAACTCCCCAAATCGATTCGTATTCTTTCGCTTGCAAGTAACTGTGGGTCACTAGCTGGGCCTCGTAGTCGAGTACTTCAAATGAGATATGGTGGCAACCACCACGCTCATCTTGCATCAATGCAACCACATGATGATCAACGTATTCATTACCGCGATTCATTCGATGAAATCCAACGATCTTAGCCTGAGGTTGCCCGGGGATATTGTAGACATCACTACCGATTAGCCCTAATTTCTCACTGTACCAAGCCGACGAAGCGGCATAGCTTTTGACAAAAATACCAATATGACCAATGCGCCACAAACGCGCGGGACCAAAATTGCGTGTTGTTTGATTCTTGCCAAATCGAACTTTATTGGCGGGCGTATTAATCAATAATTCAGCCTCTAGTTCGCCTTCCGGAATTCGAGCAACACCGTGAATCAAATCCACTTGATTACCATCGGGGTCGATTAACGTGACGTAGTGCCCGCCGCATGGTAAGTCGAGTTCAGCCACTGCAGTCGCACCTAACTCGTTAACCGCAAAATCCAAGTCGTCGCGATTTTCCACTTCAAAAGCGAACCCCACCAGACCGTCTTGCTCAGCTTGCTCAGCAATATATACACCCGTGTCACCGCCGAGCGCTCGCATCACTAATCGCTCAGAAGTTTCTTCCACCGGAATCAACCCAAAATCCAACGCAAACTCTTTCAGCTGCGCTAAATCTTTAACTTTAAATCTCACATGATGAAGACGCTTCAACATTCTTCTTGGCTCCCACTGCAAGCGCTATATCACTAAGAATAGGCACAGTCGTTGATTGACAAAGAAAGACAAAATACTGAGTTCTCGTAACACTTAAACCAACCATGTCGGCTTACTGAAATTCTCGACTTCTGCCTAACCTTGAACTAATTGAGCATTCAGAATCTCCCAAACCCGAGCAAAATAACAATACTTTCTATGCATACAATGTATAGACATCACCTATAGTTAGCAAAAGACGCGACAATAAAGCATAACCAGTCCATGGCGTGCGACATGACACGTTTATATCTTCCCGATACTTCTTCCCGCTCACAATCAACGCAAAATTAGAGCACTTAATGCTTAATAGAGATAAGATCTTCCACCTAACCAGCCGGAACTGCGACATTAGACCTATTAATAAAAATGCTTTTATAGCTTAAACACATTGATAACACCTATAATCTAGGCGATATTTTTGAACTAAATGACCGTCCCGAGAAGTTTTTATGCGCT encodes the following:
- a CDS encoding TonB-dependent receptor; this encodes MRRIPSYLSKSALAVAITAGLTGNVQAEESSPALEEIVVTAQRKSESLQNAAIAINAASGKQLERLGVVNAEGLNKIAPALAVLSGGGANTAYFVRGVGNFTNNGYTNPAIAFNIDGVYIGRPSSTISSFLDLNRVEVLKGPQGTLYGRNSTGGAINVIPNTPMLGESNGNIKIGAGNYGAFDATLVTNFAVSENSAARLAATISERDGYFDDGTGDADDMAIRAQYYTEVNEKLLVRVAADYSTQQGAGAGVQYNGYYAFSAFNSDLPIANWDFVAAPDGLNDDFTGLHAPAVLNYVAENVAGAPAHSPFVGYIYPTRDDSYKGVNAEINYDLDWAELTIVPAYRVSELNNQFNGPPFKAAINQDKAEQTSVEARLAGSAGNVDWIFGAYYFDENVKGQNSFNQFSTVSHNDFDSNVESTAIFARGTYNVSDQLRLVAGVRYTDETRSIESEQSATAAVCLEHPEGRAPFCPQIPTLPVGLTLADTLSQLDPSLFPLRPLVGTPSGVYPFGPINVFASAGQFGPGAILSITPSSTSESGGDSETTYRAAIEYDVAPESLLYASFETGFRAGGFNLATGREVYEPEYIDAFTLGSKNRFMDGRLQLNAELFSWVYENQQLAALGTDINGANAFYTRNVGESSIKGAEVDFQFAATDSTLLRGSIQLLDATYDNYTYTQVDLSDDGIDPPNFLTPVNGCVNTQVLLQGDAVVAYNPALDGAQGYDRGFTVDCSGKDALNAPDLTATLGIQQMFEIGGYTIIGNLDARYRGERELGFGYQADARSDSDLTADLAFTLIPSSGNWSLNAYFLNLTNETIASTYQLGAGNVAASAYEPPRTYGLRFSYDF
- a CDS encoding VOC family protein, which codes for MLKRLHHVRFKVKDLAQLKEFALDFGLIPVEETSERLVMRALGGDTGVYIAEQAEQDGLVGFAFEVENRDDLDFAVNELGATAVAELDLPCGGHYVTLIDPDGNQVDLIHGVARIPEGELEAELLINTPANKVRFGKNQTTRNFGPARLWRIGHIGIFVKSYAASSAWYSEKLGLIGSDVYNIPGQPQAKIVGFHRMNRGNEYVDHHVVALMQDERGGCHHISFEVLDYEAQLVTHSYLQAKEYESIWGVGRHPHGSHVFDVWRSPDGARFETFSDTDLFREEDGTNYHDISTVVMDKWSTEPPDKYFI
- a CDS encoding aromatic ring-hydroxylating dioxygenase subunit alpha, translating into MYPFKSESSMVRNRWYMAAFSSELSREPIERTFLNKPVVMYRREDGTPVAMFGLCPHRHLPLAKGRVEGDAIVCGYHGFKFSDEGKCVDVPSQDTVDLKFCQPVYPIEERGPICWIWMGDLDKCDADLIPPYQDFGLGEPDWHYSSENYFHLEGRSQLLVDNLMDLTHLPYVHYHLGGGESMKKTPMESEERELSFRVVRRDKVAWNPFFVQIFGEDAAFDGLADFEVVTDFYGPELIRTGLPIITKLEGRDDVPKELGSLLILHGITPETETSTHYFGFSTRNFRQGDEVLDQFQYESELTVRKQDVDVISAVEARLETHAQLENEISVLADRPAFQVRRKIAAMLREEQAANVD
- a CDS encoding fumarylacetoacetate hydrolase family protein — protein: MTDFHPATGLATNSFGIGMYCVPGDKPFPGLVKPDGTVLDLSKHWYDTHAIFNDWDRNFDKLVELNEQSSCPEHEFQSLHALSALAHPNMLFAGSNYRQHVAEMMTHNKFNQHDRKEGETDEEFFQRNLAEVDRRAKEGMPFLWTGLHSSLVGANDDIHLPLVGDHPDWELELAFVIGKTGRYLRPEEAGDHIAGYVMVNDLGTVDEFRRSDVKFKFDWMSKHQPTFKTLGPFIVPRQFVDFSKIQINLKLNGQTMQDWPVTDMIFSPEQIVSYASERVNLTPGDLFATGSPPGNGAMHGNRWLRPGDVVDSELTYLGRQRNNIVAEEANGRTPFWGPFPV
- a CDS encoding amidohydrolase family protein — encoded protein: MNDNTIHDCGTADCTHHQFAPRGEHLVIDIHSHMNVAPAEALIRDAIPDLPRGLPFTSPSSGKVNAKMFAKIGARLNGVKERLEDMDQQGVDVQAISPNPGQYYYFVQEELGRDAARLINNNIAEAVASHPDRLVGMGTVPLQNVEMAIAEMKRCVKDCGMRGIEIGTNVNGAELADPKFLPFFKAAQELDVLLFMHPLGFTQGERLTEHYLNNIIGNPLESTIALSHLIFSGLLDAVPDLKLCVAHGGGYLSGYWGRMDHAYRAREDCRENISKLPSSYLRNIWFDTLVFDPQELDNLVRTQGADKLCLGTDYPFDMGESDPLGLHQELHDDVKPRIVGINAAKLLGLNVVTQKL